One part of the Phoenix dactylifera cultivar Barhee BC4 chromosome 4, palm_55x_up_171113_PBpolish2nd_filt_p, whole genome shotgun sequence genome encodes these proteins:
- the LOC103712786 gene encoding uncharacterized protein LOC103712786, giving the protein MRDRLGAFSRRLGLGFGVDAGKVIVIGAGGTGRPGAGTTGRGRPAFGNKGPGDWIWMTPSLPASLRLFCYSPNPNPNQNLSVMACTLDFRCLDEGLGGQKNKRKRSESHGPESMDVDPNGDGGDAILPPSKRPALPSLENPEKPTFGRPTYDGVIAGKVSGRKWKQTRTRRASAIAASRRGPSLDLRTREKELKRAFRERKEELKEEIRRNKEAKRKMREEREKRKQENTLRTGTKLQKITNPKTLKKIAKSKQRKLLKVVPDELLNKNNSNNMKE; this is encoded by the exons ATGAGGGATAGGCTGGGGGCTTTTTCAAGGagattagggttagggtttggggtCGACGCGGGCAAGGTCATCGTCATCGGCGCCGGCGGTACTGGGCGACCGGGAGCCGGGACCACCGGACGAGGAAGGCCAgcttttggaaataaag GCCCAGGGGATTGGATTTGGATGACCCCGAGCCTTCCTGCGTCTCTTCGATTATTCTGCTATTCCccgaaccctaaccctaaccagAACCTTAGTGTCATGGCGTGCACGCTGGATTTCCGGTGCCTCGACGAAGGCCTCGGCGGCCAGAAGAACAAGCGCAAGAGATCCGAATCCCATGGTCCCGAATCCATGGATGTTGACCCCAACGGCGACGGCGGCGATGCCATCCTCCCGCCGTCCAAGAGGCCCGCTCTCCCTTCCCTCGAGAACCCGGAGAAGCCCACGTTCGGCCGGCCCACTTATGACGGCGTGATCGCCGGCAAGGTCTCCGGCCGGAAGTGGAAGCAGACACGCACCCGCCGGGCATCCGCCATCGCCGCCTCCCGCCGCGGCCCTTCCCTCGATCTCCGGACGAGGGAGAAGGAGCTCAAGCGGGCCTtccgggagaggaaggaggagctcaAGGAGGAGATCCGGCGGAACAAGGAGGCGAAGAGGAAgatgagagaggagagggagaagaggaaacaGGAGAACACTCTGAGAACAGGCACGAAGCTCCAGAAGATCACCAACCCCAAGACTTTGAAGAAAATCGCTAAGTCGAAGCAGAGGAAGCTGCTCAAAGTCGTCCCGGATGAGCTGCTCAATAAGAATAACAGTAATAACATGAAAGAGTAG
- the LOC103712785 gene encoding uncharacterized protein LOC103712785: MKDGASASSLAITEKRQRPPQQKPGGGCISVFFQLFNWKKKLFSKKLLPPVSGAAKRVSKKIAGREEKMQKVSMAKLLLIADENHGGFPNTKRSEDETSCSSSPGGLGDGMRAPGLVAKLMGLESMPVARRENTTNALGSKLDGTLDEASELEEICSETGGHGKAETRPQKVQKTGVTSRFSSNDFQFNRNMLSSSRRQHQKLASPVKSPRMFSRRNKARLMEAATKILEPGLQSRNQGRCALTYISSSRVRREGSNAALFLRNSGEPLNDLLVGSCKNCGNVVEVTGLMTGTKETQVTENGHCDSDLNNASSSHGGGYEKNKPKPPAVLSGPNRTASLLVHGNVNVQNSPESGQSRATSLALQAKINVQSRAHDLMERKCHKAYDQNLCKARVELASRSALKQNNLRQNQLPSVNEKAFVGSEVCGRQHSGREPYASNGTKDFVALNRNLNNCLRSRSPSKVLERNRMEMERNDLEKKNVAQKRRLVGNSQIGNAGMVNVRSMKQRSARRDLINETATRVMVNRSINKNNTKIESWKQVQVGSRGGNAGIVSFTSPMRQGSRSSTHRNMVGKRRGVKELVHDASSSRKLVSDAEKRVADAETGNFSSQKGMTQGEVPLVALLGQIRESLVQDGLQTGGALPRRSPASVFEELISALKNGSRPPQRNGDGLPSRLGPKDNSCYDCTDLSNDANSHGDTPTINKNFQAGAKTGISMAYTASDGDHPSPISILEASFSNDSCYSWSPSGCSGCKPDSTVSSCSKIQALDRESDLLDSASSTNIGNFDTDNTACPVDNISTMHSIYSCKPELKDSKLGYYIDAISNAGLLFESSSSFGSNAAENLSMDLFLHDMAEAMIDASHISSKCSSGFTENKEGSSLRRLHFDCMIECLDSKYSCLCSSGYKAWSILPLFLGTDRLAKEVEKEITGWTRSAGKTLDELIEKDMNLSTGKWTEFKIEAFEICMQIEGDVLQVLIDETVIDFCLC, encoded by the exons ATGAAGGATGGTGCGTCGGCGTCGAGCTTGGCGATCACGGAGAAGAGGCAGAGGCCGCCGCAGCAGAAGCCTGGCGGCGGATGCATCAGTGTCTTCTTCCAGCTCTTCAATTGGAAGAAGAAGCTCTTCTCCAAGAAACTCCTCCCTCCAG TCTCTGGTGCCGCGAAAAGGGTgtcaaaaaaaattgctggtagAGAGGAGAAGATGCAGAAAGTATCCATGGCAAAGCTGTTACTG ATTGCTGATGAGAACCATGGAGGCTTTCCGAATACGAAAAGATCAGAGGATGAGACCAGCTGTTCTTCTTCCCCGGGTGGTCTGGGCGACGGGATGCGTGCTCCTGGCTTGGTGGCCAAGCTCATGGGCCTCGAATCCATGCCTGTTGCTCGCCGTGAAAACACAACGAATGCTTTGGGTTCCAAGCTCGATGGCACTCTCGATGAGGCTtccgagcttgaagaaatttgcTCGGAAACGGGTGGGCATGGAAAGGCCGAGACGAGGCCTCAGAAGGTCCAGAAGACTGGAGTCACTTCCCGGTTCAGTTCCAACGATTTCCAGTTCAACAGGAACATGCTATCGAGCTCGAGAAGGCAGCACCAAAAGCTCGCTTCCCCTGTGAAGAGCCCAAGGATGTTTTCGAGAAGGAACAAAGCTCGGTTGATGGAGGCTGCGACTAAGATCCTGGAACCGGGGCTGCAGTCCAGGAATCAGGGCAGATGCGCCCTTACTTATATCAGCTCCTCGCGAGTCCGTAGAGAAGGATCCAATGCTGCTCTGTTTCTCAGGAATTCTGGAGAACCATTGAATGATTTGCTCGTTGGTTCTTGTAAGAATTGTGGAAATGTAGTTGAAGTTACGGGGCTAATGACAGGCACCAAGGAGACGCAGGTAACTGAGAATGGGCACTGTGATTCAGATTTGAATAATGCTTCATCTTCCCATGGTGGTGGGTATGAAAAAAATAAGCCGAAACCTCCAGCCGTGCTGTCCGGTCCAAACAGAACAGCTTCGCTTCTTGTTCATGGCAATGTCAATGTGCAGAATTCACCAGAAAGCGGTCAGAGTAGAGCGACATCTCTGGCTCTTCAAGCTAAGATCAATGTCCAGAGCAGAGCTCATGACTTGATGGAAAGGAAGTGCCATAAAGCATATGATCAGAACCTGTGCAAGGCCAGAGTTGAACTAGCTTCAAGATCTGCCCTCAAACAGAATAATTTGAGGCAAAACCAGTTACCATCAGTTAATGAGAAAGCATTTGTGGGTTCTGAAGTGTGTGGAAGACAACACAGCGGGAGAGAACCATATGCATCAAATGGGACCAAGGATTTTGTTGCTTTGAACAGAAACCTGAACAATTGTTTGCGTTCCAGATCCCCATCTAAAGTTTTGGAGAGAAATAGAATGGAAATGGAAAGGAATGATTTGGAAAAGAAGAACGttgctcagaaaagaagacTGGTGGGTAACTCTCAGATTGGAAATGCAGGAATGGTTAACGTAAGGTCAATGAAGCAAAGAAGTGCCAGACGTGACTTGATTAATGAAACAGCGACAAGGGTTATGGTTAATCGTTCCATCAATAAAAACAATACCAAAATTGAGTCATGGAAACAGGTGCAAGTTGGTAGCAGAGGCGGGAATGCAGGTATAGTTTCTTTCACTTCACCGATGAGACAAGGTTCTAGGTCTTCCACCCACAGAAATAtggtagggaagagaaggggTGTTAAAGAACTTGTTCATGATGCTTCTAGTTCGAGAAAGTTGGTATCAGATGCAGAAAAAAGAGTAGCAGATGCAGAAACAGGAAACTTCTCATCTCAGAAAGGAATGACCCAAGGAGAGGTTCCACTGGTTGCTCTTCTAGGACAAATCAGAGAGTCTTTGGTCCAAGATGGGTTACAAACAGGGGGTGCTCTTCCACGAAGATCTCCCGCATCTGTTTTTGAAGAGCTGATATCTGCCCTTAAAAATGGATCTCGCCCACCTCAGAGAAATGGTGATGGATTGCCAAGTAGGTTGGGCCCAAAAGATAATTCGTGTTATGACTGCACTGACTTGTCTAATGATGCCAATTCTCATGGTGACACACCTACTATCAATAAAAACTTTCAG GCAGGGGCAAAAACAGGGATATCCATGGCATATACcgccagtgatggtgatcatccTAGCCCAATATCAATTCTTGAAGCTTCTTTCTCAAATGACAGTTGCTATTCTTGGAGTCCCAGTGGCTGCTCAG GATGCAAGCCAGACTCCACTGTAAGCTCCTGCAGCAAGATACAAGCGTTGGATCGAGAAAGTGATCTTTTAGACTCTGCATCTTCCACTAATATTGGGAATTTTGATACTGACAACACTGCCTGCCCGGTTGACAATATTTCAACCATGCATAGTATCTATTCCTGTAAACCTGAACTCAAGGACAGTAAGCTCGGGTATTACATCGATGCTATTTCCAATGCTGGATTACTGTTTGAGAGCAGTTCCTCGTTTGGGTCAAATGCGGCAGAAAACTTGTCCATGGATTTGTTTCTTCACGATATGGCAGAAGCTATGATAGATGCTTCTCATATTAGTTCAAAATGTAGTTCTGGTTTCACAGAGAATAAAGAGGGGAGTTCACTTAGGCGGCTTCATTTTGACTGCATGATAGAGTGCTTGGATTCTAAATACAGCTGCCTCTGTAGTTCTGGTTACAAGGCATGGTCGATTCTCCCATTGTTTTTAGGCACAGATAGGTTGGCAAAAGAGGTTGAGAAGGAGATAACAGGATGGACACGTTCCGCTGGGAAGACTTTAGATGAGCTGATTGAGAAGGATATGAACCTTTCAACCGGAAAATGGACAGAGTTCAAAATcgaagcatttgaaatttgtATGCAGATTGAGGGTGACGTACTCCAGGTACTGATTGATGAGACAGTGATAGATTTTTGTTTGTGCTGA